In Capsicum annuum cultivar UCD-10X-F1 unplaced genomic scaffold, UCD10Xv1.1 ctg83095, whole genome shotgun sequence, one genomic interval encodes:
- the LOC124895588 gene encoding methyl jasmonate esterase 1-like, producing METFPEKIPVAVFLAALMPGPTFSANTIYTETCNAVVPELDNRVIYDNGPENPPTTLILGPKFLATNLYQLSPTEDLTMATKLVRPLYLYPAEGISKKLVKIGLTPQKLV from the exons ATGGAAACCTTCCCAGAAAAGATTCCAGTTGCTGTATTTCTCGCTGCTTTAATGCCTGGTCCAACTTTCAGTGCAAACACCATCTACACTGAG ACATGTAATGCAGTAGTACCTGAACTTGATAATCGCGTTATATATGACAATGGACCTGAGAATCCTCCAACTACCCTCATCCTAGGTCCCAAGTTTTTAGCAACTAATCTTTACCAGCTGAGCCCAACTGAG GATTTGACAATGGCTACTAAATTGGTAAGGCCACTATATTTGTATCCTGCGGAAGGGATTTCTAAGAAGCTTGTTAAAATTGgtctcacaccccaaaagctagtttAA